The Armatimonadota bacterium genomic interval CGGATGCGCACACCGCACTCCTCCCACACCTCCCGGATTGCGGCTTCGATCGTCGACTCCCGCCGCTTCACGTGACCGCCGGGCAGGTGCCACCGCTCCGGCTCCGGGCCGTAGGTGTGGCGGACGAGCAACAGGTGGCCGTCCCGCTCGACCCACACCTTCACGCTGATCGCAACAGGCTGTACCACCCACCAGTAGAGCCCGGCCAGCGCGCGGACCGCTCGCATGAGCAGGGTGGTGACAGCGTGGCGCACCGGGCCGCGTTCCCCCCTGGATGCCGGCCCGGATCGAGTCGGTTGCGGTGGAGTCATCCTGGCCGCAGTCTATCGTCCGCGGGCGGGCAACGCCAACGGTCAGTCGGCGACCCGTTCGGGACCGCGGTTCATCCGCTGCCGGATGAACGTCCGGATGGCGTTCTCGCCACTGCCGATGCCGCTGCGCCTCACGCTATCGACCCGAGACCTCGACGCTGGCGATGACGTCGTCGCACTCGCGCTGGCCGTCACGCCACCGTTCGATCGGCTTCGCGCACACGACGTGCAGCGCCCGCTCGCGGCCCACGATCAGCACGCCGACCGAAGCCCACTGGCCGATCGCCGACGTTCCGGTTCCTTCGAACCGGTAGCGGGCCTCGCCGCCGGATACGGCTTCACGCTGGAACTTGGCGACGCCGTGGAACGGCAGCTCCGAGAAGGCGATCCCGCGCATCCGATCCTCGTCCGCGCTCCGCACGCCGCGGACCATACGGATGCTGACGAACTCGGAGTACCGGAGGGGATCGGGCTGGGCTCCGCTGCCCTGCGGGGGGACGATCTGTACCCAGTCGGCGTCCGGAGCCGTGAGGACCGTCCAGCCGCGGGGATGACGCAGCGCGACGCCGATGGATTCGTTCCGGTACTCCACCAGCGGCACCGGTCCGCGGTCGCAGGCGGCGATCAGCAGGCAAACGATCAGCGCCAACGATCCGCCCGCAAGACGCCGGCCGGAACGGGCCACCGGCCCCTGATCACGGACCCATGCGAGGCTCACTTTGTCAGATAATACGGTACATCGGCCAAGACCTTGTAGCGGCGCCCTCTGCGCTGGCCGAACAGCAGCGCGAACTTCAGCATCATGGCCGTCTGGTTGTGCAGCAAGTTGTGCCACCACTTGCGGGGTACGAACTCCGGCAACACGATGGTGACCGCCGTGTCGGGTCCCGCTTCACGGTGGATCTGGTCTAGGTACAGGAGGATCGGCCCGACGACTGAACGGTAGGGTGAGGGCAGCACGACCAGCGGTACGTCGGTCACCCACCGTTCCCACTTCTGTTCGATCTCCTCGCGCTTGGCTGCGTCGGTTTCCACGTACACGGCGGTCACATCGTCGCTGATGGCCTTCGCGTAGCGGAGCGCCTCCAGGACGCCGCGGTGCACGTTGTTGATGGGGACGATGACCTTGTGGGCTCGGAACGGCCTGGGGAGTCGGGCATGCTCCAGCGACAGCTGGCGTCGGACGTCGTCGTAGTGATGGTGGACAGCACGCATCATCAGCACGAACAGCGGGATCACGACGACGGTGATCCACGCGCCCTCGGTGAACTTGGCGATGGCGACGACGATGGTCACGGCGCCGGTGACGAAGGCGCCGAATGCGCTGATCGGCATCTTGAACCGCCACCCCGGCGGCCGCTGCGTCAGCCACAGGCGCACCATCCCGGCCTGCGACAGCGTGAACGAGACGAACACGCCGACCATGTACAGGGGGATCAGCTGGTGCGTGTCGGCGTGGAAGACGACCAACAGCACGACCGCGCCCAGGCCCAGCAATAGGATGCCGTTGGCGAAGACCAGGCGGTCGCCCAGGTTGCTCAGCTGGCGCGGCAGGAAGCGATCTCGGGCGAGGATCGAGGCCAGGCGCGGGAATCCGGCGTATGCGGTGTTGGCGGCCAGCACTAGGATCATCGCCGTGGCGGCCTGGACGGCGTAGTAGAGCCATCCCGTACCGAAGACGTGGCGGGCGATCTGGGAGACGACGGTCTCGGTCTCCCTAGGCAACACGCCGAGGTGGCTGGCGAGGAAGCTCACGCCGAAGAACAGGGAGCCCAGTAGCGCCACCATGACGACGAGCACCCGGCTGGCGTTGCGGGCTTCGGGCGGGTAGAACTCGGGCACGCCGTTGCTGACGGCCTCGATGCCCGTCAGCGCTGTGGAGCCGGAGGCGAACGCCCGCAGCACCAGCAGCAGCGAGAGCGCCTGAACGGGGCCGACTTCCTCCGACGGCCCCGGGGCTGGCGTCAGCTCGCCCCGCAGCGCGGCCACTACCCCGACGACGACCGTGCCGCCGAACGTTAACAGGTACAGGTAGGTCGGGATCGAAAAGATGGTCCCCGACTCCCTAACGCCGCGGAGGTTGATGATCGTGATGACTGCGACGAGGACCGCGGCCAGGTCCAGCCGCAGCGGGAACAGCGCGGGCAAGGCGGACGTGATCGCGGCCGTGGCCGCGGACACGCTCACGGCTACGGTGAGCACGTAGTCGGTGAGCAGCGCGGCGGCGGCGACCAGGGCTGGCGCGACCCCGAGGTTCTCGCGGGCGACGACGTACGCGCCACCGCCCGAGGGATAGGCGTGGATCGTCTGATAGTAGGAGACGGCGACGACGACCAGCAGCACCACGATCGCCAGGGACACCGGCACGGTGAGGGCGAGCCCGGCCGCCCCCATCAGCACGAGTACGCGCAGGATCTCCTCGGTGGCGTACGCGC includes:
- a CDS encoding NUDIX domain-containing protein; the protein is MRHAVTTLLMRAVRALAGLYWWVVQPVAISVKVWVERDGHLLLVRHTYGPEPERWHLPGGHVKRRESTIEAAIREVWEECGVRIRPTGLIGVYYAAREYKHDHLFLFRAVAVAQEPAWRNPEVAQAAFFPLDALPPLSGGTARRVPDAARSEVVFGPW
- a CDS encoding APC family permease; amino-acid sequence: MLRARRFLASRLWRVLVGNPLETQRLIHERLTKIKGVAVFGADPMSSSAYATEEILRVLVLMGAAGLALTVPVSLAIVVLLVVVAVSYYQTIHAYPSGGGAYVVARENLGVAPALVAAAALLTDYVLTVAVSVSAATAAITSALPALFPLRLDLAAVLVAVITIINLRGVRESGTIFSIPTYLYLLTFGGTVVVGVVAALRGELTPAPGPSEEVGPVQALSLLLVLRAFASGSTALTGIEAVSNGVPEFYPPEARNASRVLVVMVALLGSLFFGVSFLASHLGVLPRETETVVSQIARHVFGTGWLYYAVQAATAMILVLAANTAYAGFPRLASILARDRFLPRQLSNLGDRLVFANGILLLGLGAVVLLVVFHADTHQLIPLYMVGVFVSFTLSQAGMVRLWLTQRPPGWRFKMPISAFGAFVTGAVTIVVAIAKFTEGAWITVVVIPLFVLMMRAVHHHYDDVRRQLSLEHARLPRPFRAHKVIVPINNVHRGVLEALRYAKAISDDVTAVYVETDAAKREEIEQKWERWVTDVPLVVLPSPYRSVVGPILLYLDQIHREAGPDTAVTIVLPEFVPRKWWHNLLHNQTAMMLKFALLFGQRRGRRYKVLADVPYYLTK